Proteins from a single region of Pleurocapsa minor HA4230-MV1:
- a CDS encoding M23 family metallopeptidase codes for MTDKLFRIRYIRWLTIIVATCLISLKLNGWGHIPLEASPKDSLISQNVSAAWASGSFPVENFQSYTSPFGYRISPVTGERQFHNGLDLAAPRGSYIRSWWGGKITSLSDNTACGTSITIQSGEWQHVYCHMEGYVEDSSNSRFLLDREGGLRLALGQTIPAGARIGRIGMSGRTTGPHLHWVLKHNGGYVDPALVLKEMFKRQTISSTS; via the coding sequence ATGACCGATAAATTATTTAGAATTCGATATATTCGCTGGCTAACTATCATTGTAGCTACTTGTCTAATAAGCTTAAAACTTAATGGCTGGGGACACATCCCATTAGAAGCATCACCTAAAGATTCATTAATCTCTCAAAATGTTTCCGCAGCTTGGGCAAGTGGCTCTTTTCCTGTAGAAAACTTCCAATCTTATACTTCCCCATTTGGCTATCGCATCTCCCCCGTAACTGGAGAGCGTCAATTCCACAATGGATTGGATTTAGCAGCTCCTCGCGGTAGCTATATTCGGAGCTGGTGGGGTGGAAAAATCACGAGCTTATCAGACAATACCGCCTGTGGCACATCAATCACAATTCAATCTGGAGAATGGCAACATGTTTATTGTCATATGGAAGGCTATGTAGAAGACTCTAGCAATAGCAGGTTTCTTCTCGATCGCGAAGGGGGACTTCGGCTCGCTTTGGGTCAAACAATTCCCGCAGGTGCAAGAATTGGTCGTATTGGAATGAGTGGACGCACCACAGGCCCTCATTTACACTGGGTACTCAAGCACAATGGCGGCTATGTAGATCCAGCTTTAGTACTGAAGGAAATGTTTAAGCGTCAGACTATTTCCTCCACATCATAG